One genomic window of Ilyobacter polytropus DSM 2926 includes the following:
- a CDS encoding DUF1385 domain-containing protein, producing the protein MKNKEITVGGQAVIEGVMMKGSKNLATAVRKPDGEIVYRKTDISSKSGKISKLPFVRGSIILFSTLILGTKELTFSANQADDTEEELSDKELFMTVTFALLLGVGLFMVLPSAIGGLLFSANKLYANILEAFLRLLFFVVYIWAISFSKDIRRVFEYHGAEHKSIYAFENGLELTPENAKQYTTLHPRCGTSFLLIVMLCSIFVFSIVDFVIPTPATMWGRIGLKAVLRVLFMPAIAGLSYEFQRFTSRNLHKKWVRTLASPGLLLQKITTKEPDLDQLEVAIVALRVAMGETVDNAVEIENKNLKVKEEHA; encoded by the coding sequence ATGAAAAATAAAGAAATTACTGTAGGCGGACAGGCGGTTATAGAGGGTGTAATGATGAAAGGCTCTAAAAATCTGGCAACGGCTGTGAGGAAACCTGACGGTGAAATAGTCTATAGAAAGACGGATATTTCCAGTAAAAGTGGAAAGATTTCGAAACTTCCTTTTGTCAGAGGGTCTATAATTTTATTTAGTACCCTTATTTTAGGAACAAAAGAACTTACTTTTTCTGCTAATCAGGCAGATGACACAGAAGAGGAGCTTAGTGATAAGGAGCTTTTTATGACTGTTACATTTGCCCTTTTACTAGGAGTTGGACTCTTTATGGTTCTTCCATCGGCTATAGGGGGCTTATTGTTTTCGGCTAACAAGCTTTATGCAAATATTCTAGAGGCCTTTTTAAGATTGTTGTTTTTCGTAGTATATATCTGGGCAATATCTTTTTCAAAGGATATCAGAAGAGTCTTTGAATATCACGGTGCTGAGCATAAATCTATATATGCATTTGAGAATGGTTTAGAACTTACTCCAGAAAATGCAAAACAATATACGACGCTTCATCCTAGATGCGGTACAAGTTTTCTGCTTATTGTGATGCTCTGCTCTATATTTGTATTTTCTATTGTAGACTTTGTAATTCCTACACCTGCAACTATGTGGGGGCGTATCGGGTTAAAAGCAGTTCTGAGAGTTCTCTTCATGCCTGCTATAGCAGGGTTGTCCTACGAATTTCAAAGATTTACCAGTAGAAATCTTCATAAAAAGTGGGTAAGAACATTGGCTTCACCTGGTCTTCTTTTGCAGAAAATAACTACTAAAGAACCTGATTTAGATCAGTTAGAGGTTGCCATAGTTGCACTAAGAGTTGCAATGGGAGAAACAGTGGACAACGCAGTTGAAATAGAAAATAAAAACCTTAAAGTAAAAGAAGAGCACGCTTAG
- a CDS encoding GGDEF domain-containing protein: MNKTESKYIKIKYFLYIFAPFFILTLIFFTVVRNSSIKNEIDQIKISEKISIESVHEIILNDLSSVTSDVLYLSQNISLYKDLKKSPLDFKETSHQYFNFIKYKKIYDQIRYIDNSGLEKIRVNYKDGNPVIVENTQLQNKEERYYFKNSIKLNKGEIFMSDFDLNIEDKNIELPYKPVLRFATPVIDKSGKKLGIVIVNYLGKNILSDIENNSDLKNSSSYFMINSSSYYLIHQDKNKEWGFMFDEKKSINMKNDNPELLEEMKNNLMGQLFLDNSLFTYTKVNPTKDKYILSENPQNNYSNEDFEKYRWIIISTIPEKHFIKIKSEINHKLIWKFYIISIFIALLAFLYSKSKYSEYLSLEMIKEKNSELTEKNKEIETKKETLKKMNTYLEEKNEQLFLHSTIDPLTKTYSRRYFSELFSKELTKLKRHHLSLCCMIFDIDHFKSINDNYGHLAGDYILEAISKIIHDKIRNEDIFGRYGGDEFLIALPETELKAGKIVAEKIIKTIAEETFIFNDTSIKVTLSIGISALDDSFDTIEAAIKNSDSALYLAKKNGRNRVEVYHKS, from the coding sequence ATGAATAAAACAGAAAGTAAATATATCAAAATAAAATATTTCCTTTATATTTTTGCACCTTTTTTTATTTTAACTCTTATTTTTTTCACAGTTGTCAGAAATTCCAGTATAAAAAATGAAATAGATCAAATCAAAATTTCAGAAAAAATTTCTATAGAATCAGTACATGAAATTATACTAAATGATCTTTCTAGTGTAACTTCCGATGTTCTTTATCTTTCCCAGAACATTTCTTTATACAAAGATTTAAAAAAATCCCCTTTAGATTTCAAAGAGACTTCTCACCAGTATTTTAACTTTATAAAATACAAAAAAATTTATGATCAGATACGCTATATAGATAACTCAGGTCTTGAAAAAATAAGGGTGAATTATAAAGATGGGAATCCTGTTATTGTAGAAAATACACAGTTACAAAACAAAGAAGAACGTTATTATTTTAAAAATTCCATCAAATTAAACAAAGGTGAAATTTTTATGTCTGATTTTGATCTCAATATAGAAGATAAAAATATAGAATTACCTTATAAACCGGTACTTCGTTTTGCCACTCCGGTAATTGATAAATCAGGAAAAAAACTGGGAATAGTTATTGTAAATTACTTAGGAAAAAATATATTAAGCGATATAGAAAATAACTCCGACCTCAAAAATTCAAGCTCTTACTTTATGATAAACAGCAGTTCTTATTATCTGATACATCAAGATAAAAATAAAGAATGGGGATTCATGTTCGATGAAAAAAAGTCAATCAACATGAAAAATGACAATCCTGAGTTATTGGAAGAAATGAAAAATAATCTTATGGGTCAGCTTTTTTTAGACAATAGCCTTTTCACATATACAAAAGTAAACCCCACAAAAGACAAATATATTTTGTCTGAAAATCCCCAGAATAATTACTCCAATGAAGACTTTGAAAAATATCGGTGGATAATAATTTCCACTATACCTGAAAAGCACTTTATTAAAATAAAATCAGAAATTAATCATAAGCTGATTTGGAAATTTTATATTATATCTATTTTTATTGCACTTCTAGCTTTTCTTTATTCAAAGTCAAAATATTCTGAATATCTGAGTCTGGAAATGATAAAAGAAAAAAACTCAGAGCTGACAGAAAAAAACAAAGAGATTGAAACAAAAAAAGAAACTTTAAAAAAAATGAACACTTATCTTGAAGAAAAAAACGAACAGCTTTTTTTACATTCCACAATAGATCCTCTGACAAAAACCTATAGCAGAAGATACTTCTCAGAACTTTTTTCAAAAGAACTGACAAAATTAAAAAGACACCATTTATCTCTGTGCTGTATGATTTTTGATATCGATCATTTTAAAAGCATAAATGATAACTACGGACATCTTGCAGGAGATTACATTCTTGAAGCTATAAGCAAAATTATTCATGATAAAATCCGAAACGAAGATATCTTTGGAAGATACGGCGGGGATGAATTTCTAATCGCCTTACCTGAAACAGAATTGAAGGCCGGAAAAATTGTTGCAGAAAAAATAATAAAGACAATAGCTGAAGAAACTTTTATCTTCAATGACACCAGTATCAAGGTGACTCTTAGCATAGGGATCTCAGCCTTAGACGATTCTTTTGATACAATTGAAGCAGCCATCAAAAATTCTGATTCAGCTCTTTATCTCGCCAAAAAAAACGGAAGAAACAGAGTAGAGGTATACCACAAAAGTTAA
- a CDS encoding amino acid permease — protein sequence MNLKKELGFWEVFSIATGAMISSGIFILPGIAFEKAGPSIILSYFLGGILALSGILNVIELATAMPKAGGDYFFVMRTLGPLFGTVSGVLSWFALSLKSAFAILGIASFIDGIFYGSVTANDMFFISIFVTIFFMVLNIIGVDVAAKFEVTLVIILICVMVLYVIVGSSSVDVSRYTPFISSFEDGKIKEIFPIFKNSGMYKIVGTTSLIFVSFGGLLKATTVAEEVKDAGNNITKGMIASIMTITILYVLMLTVTVGNIDGGYLAGSLSPISDTAKRVFGPWGYYLINFAALLAFFTTANAGIMAASRYPMALSRDGLVPPIMSTVSIKFKTPVLSILFTGTFIMLSLMLPLELLAKTASAVILLAYMLTSLCVIILRESNVKNYKPIFKAPLYPWLQISCIIIFNYFMFSLGWKVLKINVLLIIISIMVYFLYGKKRTSQEYALLHLLLRITENLGLKHGLEEELRDIIHERDEVELDEFDRLIKNAKILDLKGPVTLDELFDIEARHLTSVVDKPEHELIKLFNDREREFSTAITDFTAIPHIVVDEKDLFYLMVVRCREGIRFNEKRNSVKAVFLFISSPTLRKTHLRTLASIASLTREESYERKWMSAKNENYLRDMILLSKRERIHHKF from the coding sequence ATGAACTTAAAAAAAGAACTGGGATTCTGGGAAGTTTTCAGCATAGCCACTGGAGCGATGATTAGTTCAGGTATATTTATTTTGCCTGGCATAGCTTTTGAAAAAGCAGGTCCAAGTATAATATTGTCTTATTTTCTAGGTGGTATTCTTGCTCTTTCAGGGATACTCAATGTTATAGAATTAGCCACTGCAATGCCAAAGGCTGGAGGTGACTATTTTTTCGTCATGAGAACTTTGGGTCCCCTATTTGGAACCGTGTCTGGAGTTTTGAGTTGGTTTGCTCTGTCTCTAAAAAGTGCCTTTGCCATTCTAGGTATAGCAAGTTTTATTGACGGTATTTTTTACGGGTCTGTGACTGCCAATGATATGTTTTTTATATCCATATTTGTCACTATTTTTTTTATGGTATTAAATATAATAGGAGTAGATGTAGCTGCCAAATTTGAAGTTACTCTGGTAATTATTTTAATATGTGTAATGGTGCTGTATGTGATAGTAGGTTCGAGTTCTGTAGATGTTTCAAGGTATACTCCATTTATATCTTCTTTTGAAGATGGAAAGATAAAAGAAATTTTTCCGATATTTAAAAATTCAGGGATGTATAAAATAGTAGGTACAACTTCTCTTATATTTGTTTCTTTCGGAGGGCTTTTGAAGGCAACAACTGTGGCAGAAGAGGTAAAAGATGCAGGTAATAACATAACCAAGGGAATGATAGCCTCTATAATGACCATAACTATACTCTATGTACTTATGCTTACAGTTACTGTGGGTAATATCGATGGAGGGTACCTAGCAGGGTCCTTGTCCCCTATCTCAGATACGGCTAAAAGAGTTTTTGGACCGTGGGGATACTATCTTATAAATTTTGCAGCTCTTTTGGCTTTTTTTACCACTGCCAATGCAGGTATAATGGCTGCGTCGAGGTATCCCATGGCTCTTTCTAGAGATGGACTTGTACCTCCTATAATGAGTACGGTAAGTATTAAATTTAAAACACCTGTTCTATCAATACTTTTTACAGGAACATTCATAATGCTTTCTCTTATGCTGCCACTGGAGTTGCTTGCTAAAACAGCATCGGCAGTTATACTTTTGGCCTATATGTTAACAAGTCTGTGTGTAATAATACTTCGGGAAAGTAATGTCAAAAATTATAAGCCTATATTTAAGGCACCTCTATACCCCTGGCTTCAGATAAGCTGCATAATAATATTCAATTACTTTATGTTTAGTCTAGGATGGAAGGTCCTAAAGATAAATGTTTTACTGATAATAATAAGTATAATGGTGTATTTTCTTTACGGTAAAAAAAGAACATCACAGGAATATGCACTCCTTCACCTTCTTCTAAGAATAACTGAAAATCTAGGACTAAAGCATGGTCTTGAAGAAGAGCTAAGGGATATAATACATGAAAGAGACGAAGTGGAGTTAGATGAATTTGACAGGCTTATAAAAAATGCCAAGATTCTGGATCTTAAAGGACCAGTCACTCTAGATGAACTTTTCGATATAGAGGCTAGGCATCTGACAAGTGTAGTTGATAAACCAGAGCATGAACTGATAAAACTTTTTAATGACAGAGAGAGGGAATTTAGTACTGCCATAACTGATTTTACAGCCATTCCACATATAGTGGTAGATGAGAAGGATCTCTTTTATCTCATGGTTGTAAGATGCCGAGAGGGGATAAGGTTTAACGAAAAAAGAAACTCTGTCAAAGCTGTATTTTTATTTATAAGCAGTCCGACCCTAAGAAAAACTCATCTTAGAACCTTGGCCTCTATAGCCTCACTCACAAGAGAGGAAAGTTATGAGAGGAAGTGGATGAGTGCCAAAAATGAAAATTATCTGAGAGACATGATTTTGCTAAGTAAAAGAGAAAGGATACATCATAAATTTTAA
- the glyA gene encoding serine hydroxymethyltransferase, with the protein MNLSNLNNIDPEIYDVVLKEEDRQEYGLELIASENFVSKAVMETTGSVLTNKYAEGYPDKRYYGGCQFVDVAEKLAIERAKQLFGAEYVNVQAHSGSQANMAVYKSLINIGDTILGMKLDHGGHLTHGMHVNFSGKDYKVVSYSVKKDDELIDYEEVRKLALESKPKIIIAGASAYPRIIDFKKFRDIADEVGAYLMVDMAHIAGLIVAGEHPNPVEYAHVVTTTTHKTLRGPRGGMILTNDENIAKKVNKTIFPGIQGGPLMHIIAAKAVAFKEALQPEFKDYQIQVVKNAKVLADALQKGGLRIVSGGTDNHMMLVDLTPKGLTGKAVEEGLGKAHITVNKNGIPYDTQKPMITSGIRIGTPALTTRGMKEEEMKKVASFILAVVDNIQDDAKIKEVGEEIKEFCKDFPLYR; encoded by the coding sequence ATGAATTTGAGTAACCTTAATAACATCGATCCGGAAATTTACGATGTTGTATTAAAAGAAGAAGACAGACAGGAGTACGGGTTAGAGCTCATAGCTTCTGAAAATTTTGTGTCAAAGGCCGTAATGGAAACTACGGGGAGTGTACTTACAAACAAGTATGCTGAAGGGTACCCTGACAAGAGATATTATGGTGGATGTCAGTTTGTAGATGTCGCTGAAAAACTTGCTATTGAAAGGGCAAAGCAATTGTTTGGTGCAGAATATGTAAATGTTCAGGCACATTCAGGGTCACAGGCTAATATGGCTGTGTATAAAAGTCTTATAAACATCGGAGACACTATATTAGGGATGAAGTTAGACCATGGAGGACATCTTACTCACGGTATGCATGTAAACTTTTCAGGGAAAGACTATAAAGTGGTTTCCTATAGCGTGAAAAAAGATGATGAACTTATAGACTATGAAGAAGTAAGAAAATTAGCTCTTGAGTCTAAGCCAAAAATAATAATAGCAGGGGCAAGTGCCTACCCTAGAATAATTGACTTTAAAAAGTTTAGGGACATAGCAGATGAAGTAGGAGCTTACCTAATGGTAGATATGGCACATATAGCAGGTCTAATAGTGGCAGGAGAACATCCAAATCCTGTAGAGTATGCCCATGTAGTAACAACAACAACTCACAAAACACTCAGAGGACCTCGTGGAGGTATGATACTCACAAATGATGAAAATATAGCAAAAAAAGTTAATAAAACAATCTTCCCAGGTATCCAGGGCGGACCACTTATGCATATAATTGCAGCAAAGGCAGTGGCTTTCAAGGAAGCATTGCAGCCTGAGTTTAAAGACTACCAGATACAGGTAGTAAAAAATGCCAAGGTACTAGCAGATGCGCTACAAAAGGGAGGTTTAAGAATCGTCAGCGGCGGTACAGACAACCACATGATGTTAGTTGACCTTACACCTAAGGGACTTACAGGTAAGGCAGTAGAAGAGGGGCTAGGTAAGGCTCATATAACTGTAAATAAAAACGGAATACCATACGACACTCAAAAACCTATGATTACTAGTGGAATCAGAATAGGAACTCCAGCTCTTACAACAAGAGGAATGAAAGAAGAAGAGATGAAAAAAGTCGCTTCATTTATATTAGCCGTTGTAGATAATATCCAAGACGATGCTAAAATAAAAGAGGTAGGAGAAGAGATAAAAGAATTTTGTAAAGATTTCCCTCTCTATAGATAA
- the sfsA gene encoding DNA/RNA nuclease SfsA, protein MKKIYEINCDQKGSFIERPNRFIAKVKLDNGSLETVHVHDSGRIRELLFEGNRVNIKSASNPNRKTKWDMISALSDDGEEILINSAYHRYISENIIRDPEISPFGKLDSLRAEVKYGKSRIDYMLTKNGENIWVEVKGVSLSVDKMAMFPDAPSTRAQKHLKELMELLEKGDKAAVLLLIFRKSECFRPKWETDPVFSALFYEAMERGVEIYPVQLELKDGNINYKGLLPIEERNERKPV, encoded by the coding sequence GTGAAAAAAATTTATGAGATAAATTGTGATCAAAAAGGAAGTTTCATAGAGAGGCCTAACAGATTTATAGCCAAGGTAAAACTCGACAACGGATCATTAGAGACAGTACACGTTCATGACTCAGGAAGAATAAGAGAACTCCTTTTTGAGGGGAATCGTGTGAATATAAAAAGTGCTTCAAATCCAAATCGAAAGACAAAGTGGGATATGATAAGTGCATTGAGTGACGACGGGGAAGAGATACTTATAAACTCTGCCTACCATCGATATATATCTGAAAATATTATCCGTGATCCGGAAATTTCACCCTTTGGAAAGCTAGACAGCCTAAGAGCAGAAGTTAAATACGGAAAAAGCAGGATAGACTATATGCTGACTAAAAACGGTGAGAATATATGGGTGGAGGTAAAGGGAGTGTCTCTGTCTGTAGATAAAATGGCCATGTTTCCAGATGCTCCTAGTACAAGGGCTCAAAAGCATCTAAAAGAACTAATGGAGCTTTTAGAAAAAGGTGATAAAGCTGCAGTGCTACTTCTTATTTTCAGAAAATCAGAATGTTTCAGACCTAAATGGGAAACGGATCCTGTATTCTCAGCGCTTTTTTATGAGGCAATGGAAAGAGGGGTAGAAATTTATCCGGTTCAGTTAGAACTGAAGGATGGGAATATAAATTATAAAGGGTTGTTGCCTATAGAGGAAAGAAATGAAAGAAAGCCTGTTTGA
- a CDS encoding cysteine-rich small domain-containing protein: MFESDGFNYKFVQNSKCEYFPCHDIKDKEKFNCLFCYCPLYMMGEECGGNFKYTEHGIKDCSKCVLPHIKDVGYDHVQEKMMTVIDMVKDEYLIKKVKNGG, translated from the coding sequence GTGTTTGAGAGTGACGGTTTTAATTACAAATTTGTACAAAACAGCAAGTGTGAATATTTTCCATGTCACGATATCAAAGATAAGGAAAAATTCAATTGTCTGTTCTGCTACTGCCCTCTATACATGATGGGTGAAGAGTGTGGTGGTAATTTCAAATATACAGAACACGGAATAAAAGATTGCTCTAAATGTGTTCTCCCTCACATTAAAGATGTGGGATATGATCATGTTCAGGAAAAAATGATGACGGTTATAGATATGGTAAAAGATGAATATTTAATTAAGAAGGTAAAAAACGGAGGCTAG
- the eam gene encoding glutamate 2,3-aminomutase — protein sequence MNKRREISLERAGELKSRIEDYLSVRDSIPTGFSEKVQEQYKKSKEILMKHFGASEEQWNDYKWQLINRISDIETLSLIVNLTEKEKEEIKNVGATYRWAISPYYAALIDPENKYDSIRLLSVPTGSEAAHPEGEVDPMGEEFTNPAGSITRRYPDRLIINTTNECAMYCRHCQRRRNIGETDTHKSDAVIMESIDYIRNNPEIRDVLLTGGDVLCLSDKRLEWILKELKSIPHVDYIRLGTRTLVTMPQRITDELVDMLKKYQPIYINTHFNHPKEITPEVKEACDKLANGGISLGNQAVLLNGINNDKYVMRLLNHEMLKIRVRPYYIFHAKHVKGTLHFNTSVDDGIEIMEYLRGYTSGMAIPTYIINAPKGQGKTPIMPQYLLSRSKNSVKIRTWEGVVIDYENHPTIDIKEYL from the coding sequence ATGAACAAAAGACGTGAAATTTCTCTAGAGAGAGCCGGTGAATTAAAATCAAGAATTGAGGATTACCTCAGTGTAAGAGACTCTATCCCGACAGGTTTTTCAGAAAAAGTGCAGGAACAGTATAAAAAATCAAAAGAAATTTTAATGAAGCATTTTGGGGCTTCTGAAGAACAATGGAATGATTATAAATGGCAGCTTATAAATAGAATCAGTGATATAGAAACACTTAGTCTTATTGTGAATCTTACTGAAAAAGAAAAAGAAGAGATCAAAAATGTGGGCGCGACATATAGATGGGCTATTTCACCATACTATGCCGCTCTTATAGATCCTGAAAATAAATATGACTCAATTAGGCTTCTTTCTGTACCCACAGGCTCAGAAGCAGCACACCCTGAAGGAGAAGTAGATCCTATGGGAGAAGAATTTACAAATCCTGCTGGAAGTATCACCAGAAGATATCCAGACAGATTAATTATAAATACTACCAATGAATGTGCAATGTATTGCAGACACTGTCAGAGAAGAAGGAATATAGGAGAAACAGACACTCATAAAAGTGACGCTGTTATAATGGAATCTATAGATTATATAAGAAATAATCCAGAAATAAGAGATGTCCTTCTTACAGGTGGAGATGTCTTGTGTCTGTCTGACAAGAGGCTAGAGTGGATACTAAAAGAATTAAAAAGTATTCCTCACGTCGACTATATCAGGCTAGGAACAAGAACCTTAGTTACAATGCCTCAGAGAATAACCGACGAGCTTGTGGATATGCTAAAAAAATACCAGCCTATATATATAAACACACATTTCAACCATCCAAAGGAGATAACTCCAGAAGTTAAAGAGGCCTGTGATAAACTGGCCAACGGAGGTATTTCCCTGGGGAATCAGGCCGTTCTTTTAAACGGGATCAATAATGATAAATACGTTATGAGACTCTTGAACCACGAGATGTTAAAAATAAGAGTAAGACCTTATTACATCTTCCATGCAAAACACGTAAAGGGTACTCTTCATTTCAACACATCTGTAGATGATGGTATAGAGATCATGGAATACCTTAGAGGTTATACATCTGGAATGGCTATCCCTACATATATAATAAATGCTCCTAAAGGACAGGGTAAAACTCCTATTATGCCTCAATACCTTCTTTCTAGAAGTAAAAATTCAGTAAAAATAAGAACATGGGAAGGAGTGGTTATCGATTACGAAAACCATCCTACCATCGACATAAAAGAATATTTATAA
- the truB gene encoding tRNA pseudouridine(55) synthase TruB translates to MDGIINIDKSSGMTSFDVVRRLKRILKMKKIGHTGTLDPMATGILVICTGRATRLAQDIEGQRKTYIAGFELGYKTTTYDTEGEITHRTDKGAKREELEKALENFRGEIDQIPPMYSALKVNGKRLYELAREGKEVERKSRRVTIENLEILDFDGRKGTFTCTVSKGTYIRSLIYDIGELLGTYGVMTSLRRTQVGEYTLDIAYTLEEIEDMMGKEDYSFSKSIEESFLYPTIEISGEKNIKLFNNGNTLIYEKEDGRYRIYNDKKFLGLAEVKKCRLKGYKYYNV, encoded by the coding sequence GTGGATGGAATTATAAATATAGACAAATCTTCTGGAATGACATCCTTTGATGTGGTCAGAAGACTGAAAAGAATACTAAAGATGAAAAAAATAGGACACACTGGAACTTTGGACCCCATGGCTACAGGAATACTGGTGATCTGTACAGGACGAGCAACCAGGCTGGCCCAGGATATAGAGGGACAGAGAAAGACATATATAGCAGGATTTGAATTGGGTTACAAGACTACCACATACGACACTGAGGGAGAGATAACTCACAGAACAGACAAAGGTGCCAAGAGAGAAGAACTAGAAAAAGCCTTGGAAAATTTTAGAGGTGAAATAGATCAGATTCCTCCTATGTATTCTGCTCTCAAAGTGAACGGTAAGAGGCTTTATGAATTGGCTCGAGAAGGGAAAGAAGTAGAGAGAAAATCTAGAAGGGTTACTATAGAAAATCTGGAGATACTGGATTTTGACGGAAGAAAAGGGACCTTTACCTGCACTGTGTCTAAGGGAACCTATATAAGATCTCTTATTTATGATATAGGGGAACTCTTGGGAACCTATGGGGTGATGACTTCACTAAGAAGGACACAGGTAGGAGAATATACTCTTGATATAGCCTATACCCTAGAAGAGATAGAGGACATGATGGGAAAAGAGGATTACAGTTTTTCTAAAAGTATAGAGGAAAGTTTTTTATATCCTACTATTGAGATCTCAGGAGAAAAAAATATAAAATTATTTAATAACGGAAATACTTTGATTTATGAAAAAGAAGATGGAAGATACAGAATATATAATGACAAAAAATTCCTTGGACTGGCAGAAGTAAAAAAATGTCGTCTCAAGGGTTATAAATATTATAATGTGTAG